The following are from one region of the Nymphaea colorata isolate Beijing-Zhang1983 chromosome 7, ASM883128v2, whole genome shotgun sequence genome:
- the LOC116256986 gene encoding protein BONZAI 1-like isoform X2, with amino-acid sequence MQLSLSATNLRDRDVFSKSDPMGVVYAKRRDGKLEELGRTEVLLNSLDPVWVAKISVTYLFEVVQPLVFQVYDIDSDFHNVPVKTLKLEDQQFLGQATCVLSEIVTKSPRSFTVKLEPAEKGTDSKILGQLNIQAEECISSKTAVELILRCSNLENKDLLSKSDPFLLISKIAEGGASVPICKTEVKKNDLNPTWKPVILNLQQIGSKDNPLTIECYDFNSNGKHSLIGKMRKSLADLERLHNGHAGENFFLPSTDGHNKVLKGQMFVEKFHESVQHSFLDYIAGGCELNFMVAIDFTASNGNPRLPDSLHYIDHNGRLNAYQRAILEVGEVLQFYDTDKRFPAFGFGARPIDGPVSHCFNLSGSREHAEVDGIEGIMFSYESALRNVSLAGPTLFGPIINKAAQTATQSLTSDKQKYFVLLIITDGVITDLQETKDAIVKASDLPLSILIVGVGGADFKEMEILDADKGDRLESSSGRVATRDIVQFVPFRDVQSGEISIIQSLLAELPTQFLSYMRVRNILPLGVNGRN; translated from the exons ATGCAGTTATCACTGTCTGCAACAAACTTACGAGATCGAGATGTGTTCTCCAAG AGTGATCCCATGGGAGTTGTCTACGCAAAGAGAAGAGATGGAAAGCTCGAAGAACTTGGCCGTACAGAAGTATTATTAAATTCACTAGATCCTGTCTGGGTGGCAAAAATTTCTGTTACATACCTTTTTGAAGTGGTCCAACCTTTAGT TTTTCAAGTGTATGATATAGACTCAGACTTTCACAATGTCCCTGTGAAG ACACTTAAACTGGAGGATCAGCAATTTCTTGGACAGGCTACTTGTGTCTTATCTGAG ATAGTGACTAAATCTCCCAGGTCATTCACAGTAAAGCTTGAACCTGCTGAGAAAGGAACTGATTCCAAAATCTTGGGGCAGCTTAATATCCAAGCTGAAGAATGCATCAGCTCAAAGACAGCAGTTGAGTTGATATTGCGGTGCTCCAATCTTGAGAACAAGGATCTTCTTTCAAAGAGT GATCCCTTTTTGTTAATATCTAAAATTGCGGAGGGTGGAGCATCTGTTCCTATTTGCAAGACAGAGGTAAAAAAGAACGACCTAAATCCTACATGGAAGCCGGTGATTTTAAATCTACAGCAGATTGGAAGCAAG GATAACCCATTAACTATTGAATGCTATGACTTCAATTCAAATGGCAAGCACAGCTTGATTGG GAAAATGCGGAAATCACTGGCGGACTTGGAAAGGCTTCACAATGGGCATGCTGGGGAAAACTTTTTCTTGCCTTCTACAGATGGTCACAACAAG GTACTGAAAGGCCAGatgtttgttgagaagtttcATGAAAGTGTTCAACACAGTTTTCTGGATTATATTGCTGGAGGATGTGAGCTAAATTTCATGGTGGCTATTGACTTCACAG CTTCAAATGGAAATCCCCGGCTTCCAGATTCATTACATTATATTGACCACAATGGGCGACTGAATGCTTATCAGCGA GCAATATTAGAGGTTGGAGAGGTGTTGCAGTTCTACGATACTGATAAGCGCTTTCCTGCTTTCGGTTTTGGAGCTAGGCCAATTGATGGTCCTGTATCTCATTGCTTCAATTTGAGTGGAAGCAGAGAGCATGCTGAG GTGGATGGAATCGAGGGCATCATGTTTTCATATGAAAGTGCACTTCGAAATGTATCGCTTGCTGGGCCAACACTTTTTGGTCCCATTATCAACAAAGCAGCTCAAACAGCTACTCAGTCTTTGACAAGCGACAAACAGAAATATTTTGTTCTGCTTATAATAACG GATGGAGTCATCACGGATCTCCAGGAAACTAAGGATGCTATTGTCAAAGCATCAGATTTGCCTTTGTCAATCCTTATAGTTGGAGTAGGTGGTGCTGATTTCAAGGAAATGGAG ATCCTAGACGCAGACAAGGGGGATAGACTTGAGAGCTCTTCTGGACGCGTAGCTACAAGAGACATTGTTCAGTTTGTCCCATTCCGCGATGTACAAA GTGGGGAGATCTCAATTATTCAGTCACTGCTGGCAGAGTTGCCTACACAGTTTCTCAGTTACATGAGGGTCAGGAATATCCTGCCTCTAGGGGTCAATGGGAGGAATTAA
- the LOC116256986 gene encoding protein BONZAI 1-like isoform X1 → MGNCCSDSRAGTQAVGTGAGETGGGGGAEANDAVDYFFKGRGSYGLYSQIELSLSATNLRDRDVFSKSDPMGVVYAKRRDGKLEELGRTEVLLNSLDPVWVAKISVTYLFEVVQPLVFQVYDIDSDFHNVPVKTLKLEDQQFLGQATCVLSEIVTKSPRSFTVKLEPAEKGTDSKILGQLNIQAEECISSKTAVELILRCSNLENKDLLSKSDPFLLISKIAEGGASVPICKTEVKKNDLNPTWKPVILNLQQIGSKDNPLTIECYDFNSNGKHSLIGKMRKSLADLERLHNGHAGENFFLPSTDGHNKVLKGQMFVEKFHESVQHSFLDYIAGGCELNFMVAIDFTASNGNPRLPDSLHYIDHNGRLNAYQRAILEVGEVLQFYDTDKRFPAFGFGARPIDGPVSHCFNLSGSREHAEVDGIEGIMFSYESALRNVSLAGPTLFGPIINKAAQTATQSLTSDKQKYFVLLIITDGVITDLQETKDAIVKASDLPLSILIVGVGGADFKEMEILDADKGDRLESSSGRVATRDIVQFVPFRDVQSGEISIIQSLLAELPTQFLSYMRVRNILPLGVNGRN, encoded by the exons ATGGGAAATTGCTGCTCGGACAGTCGTGCTGGGACACAGGCGGTGGGCACCGGGGCTGGAGAGACAGGCGGCGGCGGAGGAGCGGAGGCCAACGATGCCGTCGATTACTTCTTCAAGGGGCGCGGCTCTTATGGCCTCTATTCGCAGATCGAG TTATCACTGTCTGCAACAAACTTACGAGATCGAGATGTGTTCTCCAAG AGTGATCCCATGGGAGTTGTCTACGCAAAGAGAAGAGATGGAAAGCTCGAAGAACTTGGCCGTACAGAAGTATTATTAAATTCACTAGATCCTGTCTGGGTGGCAAAAATTTCTGTTACATACCTTTTTGAAGTGGTCCAACCTTTAGT TTTTCAAGTGTATGATATAGACTCAGACTTTCACAATGTCCCTGTGAAG ACACTTAAACTGGAGGATCAGCAATTTCTTGGACAGGCTACTTGTGTCTTATCTGAG ATAGTGACTAAATCTCCCAGGTCATTCACAGTAAAGCTTGAACCTGCTGAGAAAGGAACTGATTCCAAAATCTTGGGGCAGCTTAATATCCAAGCTGAAGAATGCATCAGCTCAAAGACAGCAGTTGAGTTGATATTGCGGTGCTCCAATCTTGAGAACAAGGATCTTCTTTCAAAGAGT GATCCCTTTTTGTTAATATCTAAAATTGCGGAGGGTGGAGCATCTGTTCCTATTTGCAAGACAGAGGTAAAAAAGAACGACCTAAATCCTACATGGAAGCCGGTGATTTTAAATCTACAGCAGATTGGAAGCAAG GATAACCCATTAACTATTGAATGCTATGACTTCAATTCAAATGGCAAGCACAGCTTGATTGG GAAAATGCGGAAATCACTGGCGGACTTGGAAAGGCTTCACAATGGGCATGCTGGGGAAAACTTTTTCTTGCCTTCTACAGATGGTCACAACAAG GTACTGAAAGGCCAGatgtttgttgagaagtttcATGAAAGTGTTCAACACAGTTTTCTGGATTATATTGCTGGAGGATGTGAGCTAAATTTCATGGTGGCTATTGACTTCACAG CTTCAAATGGAAATCCCCGGCTTCCAGATTCATTACATTATATTGACCACAATGGGCGACTGAATGCTTATCAGCGA GCAATATTAGAGGTTGGAGAGGTGTTGCAGTTCTACGATACTGATAAGCGCTTTCCTGCTTTCGGTTTTGGAGCTAGGCCAATTGATGGTCCTGTATCTCATTGCTTCAATTTGAGTGGAAGCAGAGAGCATGCTGAG GTGGATGGAATCGAGGGCATCATGTTTTCATATGAAAGTGCACTTCGAAATGTATCGCTTGCTGGGCCAACACTTTTTGGTCCCATTATCAACAAAGCAGCTCAAACAGCTACTCAGTCTTTGACAAGCGACAAACAGAAATATTTTGTTCTGCTTATAATAACG GATGGAGTCATCACGGATCTCCAGGAAACTAAGGATGCTATTGTCAAAGCATCAGATTTGCCTTTGTCAATCCTTATAGTTGGAGTAGGTGGTGCTGATTTCAAGGAAATGGAG ATCCTAGACGCAGACAAGGGGGATAGACTTGAGAGCTCTTCTGGACGCGTAGCTACAAGAGACATTGTTCAGTTTGTCCCATTCCGCGATGTACAAA GTGGGGAGATCTCAATTATTCAGTCACTGCTGGCAGAGTTGCCTACACAGTTTCTCAGTTACATGAGGGTCAGGAATATCCTGCCTCTAGGGGTCAATGGGAGGAATTAA